The Nocardioides humi genome includes a region encoding these proteins:
- a CDS encoding 5-(carboxyamino)imidazole ribonucleotide synthase, whose translation MPTTEPAPRIAVIGGGQLARMMAQPAVALGVPLRLLAEAEGVSAAQVIPDQLVGDYHDLATLRTVTDGCSVVTFDHEHVPTEHLRALAADGVTAHPGPEALVHAQDKVVMREAMSRLGAPQPRWAVVETAADVEAFGLPCVLKVSRGGYDGKGVWVVRTPDDATEPLAAAAAARDRGVRLLAEELVDFRRELSALVARAPSGQAAAYPVVATLQVDGVCREVIAPAPDLDPGVATGAQELALRIAGELGVTGILAVELFEEVAADGTSRVLVNELAMRPHNTGHWTQDGAVTSQFENHLRAALDLPLGSPEPRARWTVMVNILGGDDPEVGRLYDGYPHALARDPRLRVHLYGKDLRPGRKVGHVNVYGDDLDDCLERARHAAAWFRGDLGDESE comes from the coding sequence GTGCCGACGACCGAACCCGCGCCCCGGATCGCCGTGATCGGCGGTGGCCAGCTCGCCCGGATGATGGCCCAGCCGGCCGTCGCCCTCGGCGTACCGCTCCGGCTGCTCGCCGAGGCCGAGGGCGTCTCCGCCGCCCAGGTGATCCCGGACCAGCTGGTCGGCGACTACCACGACCTCGCCACGCTGCGCACCGTCACCGACGGCTGCTCGGTCGTCACCTTCGACCACGAGCACGTGCCGACCGAGCACCTGCGCGCCCTGGCCGCCGACGGCGTCACCGCCCACCCGGGTCCCGAGGCGCTCGTGCACGCCCAGGACAAGGTCGTCATGCGCGAGGCGATGAGCCGTCTCGGCGCCCCCCAGCCGCGCTGGGCCGTCGTCGAGACCGCCGCCGATGTCGAGGCGTTCGGCCTGCCGTGCGTCCTCAAGGTCTCCCGCGGCGGGTACGACGGCAAGGGGGTCTGGGTGGTCCGGACCCCCGACGACGCGACCGAGCCGCTCGCCGCGGCCGCCGCTGCCCGTGACCGCGGGGTGCGGCTGCTGGCCGAGGAGCTCGTCGACTTCCGCCGTGAGCTCTCCGCGCTCGTCGCGCGGGCGCCGAGCGGCCAGGCGGCGGCGTACCCCGTCGTCGCGACGCTCCAGGTCGACGGCGTGTGCCGCGAGGTGATCGCCCCGGCGCCCGACCTCGACCCCGGTGTCGCGACCGGCGCGCAGGAGCTCGCGCTGCGGATCGCCGGCGAGCTCGGCGTCACCGGCATCCTCGCCGTCGAGCTGTTCGAGGAGGTCGCCGCCGACGGCACCTCCCGGGTGCTGGTCAACGAGCTCGCCATGCGTCCCCACAACACCGGTCACTGGACCCAGGACGGCGCCGTCACCAGCCAGTTCGAGAACCACCTGCGCGCCGCCCTCGACCTCCCGCTCGGCTCGCCCGAGCCGCGCGCCCGCTGGACCGTGATGGTCAACATCCTCGGCGGCGACGACCCTGAGGTCGGGCGCCTGTACGACGGCTACCCCCACGCCCTCGCCCGCGACCCGCGGCTGCGGGTGCACCTGTACGGCAAGGACCTGCGCCCCGGTCGCAAGGTCGGCCACGTCAACGTCTACGGCGACGACCTCGACGACTGCCTGGAGCGCGCCCGGCACGCCGCGGCCTGGTTCCGCGGCGACCTCGGCGACGAGAGCGAGTGA
- a CDS encoding acyl-CoA dehydrogenase family protein, translating to MYALSEEHQAIREAVRAVCDAKVAPFAAEVDEEARYPREAAEALQAADFHAPHVPEEYGGAGADALATVLVIEEVARADVSASLIPAVNKLGSLPVMIGGSEDLKRKYLGRLAAGEGFSYCLSEPDAGSDAANQRTRAVRDGDAWVLNGTKRWITNAGESEFYTVLATTDPDARSKGISAFVVEKSDPGLSFGAPEKKLGIKGSPTREVYFDNVRIPGDRIIGEEGKGFEYAMRTLDHTRVTIAAQAVGVAQGALDYALDYAQSRSQFGKAIADFQGLQFLLADMGMKVEAARQLTYAAAGRSERGDSDLTFFGAAAKCFASDVAMEVTTNAVQVLGGYGYTRDYPVERMMRDAKITQIYEGTNQVQRIVMARQLLAGVQSTL from the coding sequence ATGTACGCCCTGTCCGAGGAGCACCAGGCCATCCGCGAGGCCGTGCGCGCGGTCTGCGACGCGAAGGTCGCGCCCTTCGCCGCCGAGGTCGACGAGGAGGCCCGCTACCCCCGCGAGGCCGCCGAGGCGCTGCAGGCCGCCGACTTCCACGCCCCCCACGTCCCCGAGGAGTACGGCGGCGCCGGGGCCGACGCCCTCGCCACCGTGCTCGTCATCGAGGAGGTCGCCCGCGCCGACGTGTCGGCGTCCCTCATCCCCGCGGTCAACAAGCTCGGCTCGCTCCCGGTCATGATCGGCGGCTCCGAGGACCTCAAGCGGAAGTACCTCGGCCGCCTCGCCGCGGGGGAGGGCTTCTCCTACTGCCTCTCCGAGCCCGACGCCGGCTCCGACGCCGCCAACCAGCGGACCCGCGCGGTCCGCGACGGCGACGCCTGGGTCCTCAACGGCACCAAGCGCTGGATCACCAACGCGGGCGAGTCGGAGTTCTACACGGTGCTCGCCACCACCGACCCCGACGCGCGCTCGAAGGGCATCTCCGCCTTCGTCGTCGAGAAGTCCGACCCGGGCCTGTCCTTCGGCGCCCCGGAGAAGAAGCTCGGCATCAAGGGCTCGCCCACCCGCGAGGTCTACTTCGACAACGTGCGGATCCCCGGCGACCGGATCATCGGCGAGGAGGGCAAGGGCTTCGAGTACGCCATGAGGACCCTGGACCACACCCGGGTCACCATCGCCGCCCAGGCGGTCGGCGTCGCCCAGGGCGCCCTGGACTACGCGCTCGACTACGCGCAGTCCAGGAGCCAGTTCGGCAAGGCCATCGCCGACTTCCAGGGCCTGCAGTTCCTGCTCGCCGACATGGGCATGAAGGTCGAGGCCGCCCGCCAGCTGACGTACGCCGCCGCCGGCCGCTCCGAGCGCGGCGACAGCGATCTCACCTTCTTCGGCGCCGCGGCCAAGTGCTTCGCCTCCGACGTCGCCATGGAGGTCACCACCAACGCCGTCCAGGTCCTCGGCGGCTACGGCTACACCCGCGACTACCCGGTCGAGCGGATGATGCGCGACGCCAAGATCACCCAGATCTACGAGGGCACCAACCAGGTGCAGCGGATCGTGATGGCCCGCCAGCTGCTCGCGGGGGTCCAGAGCACCCTCTGA
- a CDS encoding class E sortase has translation MTQTDVPEGSGPGADAGAGPAPQRVRRRRSRPADGSSATPPTTTRRRVSFWLGCGLIAAGLAVLGWVAWQFWGTNWQSHQRQGEVRQALQAGWGDGQDVVRTDFGNATAILHIPKFGKDYAVPVLEGSSQEVLAAGVGHMEDTAEAGAAGNYVLAGHRVTHGEPFAELPSLEPGDEVIVETRAATYTYVLDTGGEDLIIPFTQTWVLDERPVNPRSGGIQPPDDAGDHLITLLTCSEIFHTDNRSVVFGHLVESTPTGG, from the coding sequence ATGACGCAGACGGACGTGCCCGAGGGCTCCGGCCCGGGGGCCGACGCCGGGGCCGGCCCCGCGCCCCAGCGGGTACGCCGGCGCCGCTCGCGCCCGGCGGACGGCTCGTCCGCCACGCCCCCGACGACGACCCGCCGCCGGGTCTCCTTCTGGCTGGGCTGCGGCCTGATCGCCGCCGGCCTGGCCGTGCTGGGCTGGGTGGCCTGGCAGTTCTGGGGCACCAACTGGCAGTCCCACCAGCGCCAGGGTGAGGTCCGCCAGGCCCTGCAGGCCGGCTGGGGCGACGGCCAGGACGTCGTCCGCACCGACTTCGGCAACGCCACCGCGATCCTGCACATCCCGAAGTTCGGCAAGGACTACGCCGTCCCCGTCCTCGAGGGGTCCAGCCAGGAGGTCCTCGCGGCGGGCGTCGGTCACATGGAGGACACCGCCGAGGCCGGGGCCGCCGGCAACTACGTGCTCGCCGGCCACCGGGTGACCCACGGCGAGCCGTTCGCCGAGCTGCCGTCGTTGGAGCCGGGCGACGAGGTGATCGTCGAGACCCGCGCGGCGACGTACACCTATGTCCTCGACACCGGCGGCGAGGACCTGATCATCCCCTTCACCCAGACCTGGGTGCTCGACGAGAGGCCGGTCAACCCGCGCTCCGGCGGCATCCAGCCGCCCGACGACGCCGGCGACCACCTGATCACCCTGCTGACCTGCTCGGAGATCTTCCACACCGACAACCGGTCGGTCGTTTTCGGCCACTTGGTGGAGTCGACTCCCACCGGCGGGTGA
- a CDS encoding glycoside hydrolase family 6 protein — protein MQPTSRLPARRALASLVALVATVALAGCSEQEPVPAEPAAAVPTTAPTTTATPEAEAEPAPPAAEQPKTAIPHVQRTQRPYVKDKEVWEKAQPAHLQNLKNPLAERRWGVYQGGLEQTWTAYQAAGGNDKQLLSRIALRPKSLWLGDWSGSPERIGSVVKEYVENASGGDPKVLVQLAIFRMDPWEHAVCNRGPSPAAQDSYRRWITNAARALGRQHTAVILQPDLPFWWCSNRAVTSSLVKHAVKAFSAQPNTSVYLDAGAADWSSTPQVGVPRPSQAADLLLANGIEDARGFALNATHYVGTEESVAYGTELVEILRDRGVKGVHFVIDTAQNGNGMTWPEVDAEGPVNDNARVCGSTSDRRGCVTLGIPPTSRVGDPRWGLSPEATRAAKRHVDGFLWFARPWLHMQANWRGPARALGMARSTSWFGP, from the coding sequence ATGCAGCCGACCTCTCGACTCCCCGCCCGTCGTGCCCTCGCGTCCCTCGTCGCCCTGGTCGCGACCGTGGCCCTGGCCGGGTGCAGCGAGCAGGAGCCGGTCCCGGCGGAGCCGGCGGCCGCCGTACCGACGACGGCTCCGACGACCACAGCCACCCCCGAGGCCGAGGCCGAGCCCGCGCCGCCCGCGGCGGAGCAGCCGAAGACCGCGATCCCCCACGTCCAGCGCACCCAGCGCCCGTACGTCAAGGACAAGGAGGTCTGGGAGAAGGCCCAGCCGGCGCACCTGCAGAACCTGAAGAACCCGCTCGCCGAGCGGCGTTGGGGCGTCTACCAGGGCGGGCTCGAGCAGACGTGGACGGCGTACCAGGCCGCGGGCGGGAACGACAAGCAGCTGCTGAGCAGGATCGCGCTGCGCCCGAAGTCGCTGTGGCTCGGTGACTGGAGCGGGTCGCCGGAGCGGATCGGCTCCGTGGTGAAGGAGTACGTCGAGAACGCCTCCGGTGGCGACCCCAAGGTGCTCGTGCAGCTCGCGATCTTCCGGATGGACCCCTGGGAGCACGCCGTGTGCAACCGCGGCCCCTCCCCCGCCGCCCAGGACTCCTACCGCCGCTGGATCACCAACGCCGCCCGCGCCCTCGGCCGCCAGCACACCGCCGTCATCCTGCAGCCGGACCTGCCGTTCTGGTGGTGCTCGAACCGCGCGGTGACCAGCTCGCTCGTCAAGCACGCCGTCAAAGCGTTCTCGGCACAGCCGAACACCAGCGTCTACCTCGACGCCGGCGCGGCGGACTGGAGCAGCACACCGCAGGTGGGCGTGCCGCGGCCGTCCCAGGCCGCGGACCTCCTGCTCGCCAACGGCATCGAGGACGCCCGCGGCTTCGCCCTCAACGCCACCCACTACGTCGGCACCGAGGAGAGCGTCGCCTACGGCACCGAGCTGGTGGAGATCCTCCGGGACCGAGGGGTCAAGGGCGTCCACTTCGTCATCGACACGGCCCAGAACGGCAACGGGATGACCTGGCCGGAGGTCGACGCCGAGGGGCCTGTCAACGACAACGCCCGGGTGTGCGGGTCGACCTCGGACCGTCGCGGCTGCGTGACCCTCGGCATCCCGCCGACCTCGCGCGTCGGGGATCCCCGGTGGGGCCTGTCCCCGGAGGCGACCCGGGCCGCGAAGCGCCACGTCGACGGCTTCCTCTGGTTCGCCCGGCCGTGGCTGCACATGCAGGCGAACTGGCGCGGACCGGCCCGCGCCCTGGGCATGGCCCGCAGCACGTCCTGGTTCGGTCCGTAG
- a CDS encoding crotonase/enoyl-CoA hydratase family protein, which translates to MYETLTWQVDDDGIATLTLDRPDALNAFDLTMAEELLQVFLTDARDDAVRAVVVTGAGRAFCAGMDLSADGNVFGLDETLSPTPEEFRAAYDEPPYADGVRDTGGKVTLAIHALPKPVIAAINGPAVGIGATMTLAMDIRLASTKARIGFVFGRLGIVPEACSSWFLPRIVGIQQALEWVYSADILTADQAHAGRLVRSLHEPDELLPAAYDLARSFVTDRSPVALGLAKQLLYRNSAAAEPLEAHLTDSLAMFWTSVADGKEGVAAFLEKRTPRFTGRASELPRIG; encoded by the coding sequence GTGTACGAGACCCTGACCTGGCAGGTCGACGACGACGGCATCGCCACCCTGACGCTCGACCGGCCCGACGCCCTCAACGCCTTCGACCTCACCATGGCCGAGGAACTGCTGCAGGTCTTCCTCACCGACGCCCGCGACGACGCCGTGCGCGCGGTCGTGGTGACCGGCGCCGGGCGCGCGTTCTGCGCGGGCATGGACCTGTCCGCCGACGGCAACGTGTTCGGGCTCGACGAGACGCTCTCGCCCACGCCCGAGGAGTTCCGGGCGGCGTACGACGAGCCGCCGTACGCCGACGGCGTCCGCGACACCGGCGGCAAGGTCACCCTCGCGATCCACGCCCTGCCCAAGCCGGTGATCGCCGCGATCAACGGCCCTGCGGTCGGCATCGGCGCCACCATGACGCTGGCCATGGACATCCGGCTGGCGTCCACGAAGGCGCGGATCGGGTTCGTGTTCGGCCGGCTCGGGATCGTCCCCGAGGCCTGCTCGTCGTGGTTCCTGCCGCGGATCGTCGGCATCCAGCAGGCGCTGGAGTGGGTCTACTCCGCCGACATCCTCACCGCCGACCAGGCGCACGCCGGCCGGCTGGTGCGCAGCCTGCACGAGCCCGACGAGCTGCTGCCGGCGGCGTACGACCTGGCCCGGTCGTTCGTCACGGACCGCTCCCCCGTCGCCCTCGGCCTGGCCAAGCAGCTGCTCTACCGCAACAGCGCCGCCGCGGAGCCGCTCGAGGCGCACCTCACCGACTCGCTGGCGATGTTCTGGACGTCCGTCGCCGACGGCAAGGAGGGCGTCGCGGCGTTCCTGGAGAAGCGCACGCCGCGGTTCACCGGCAGGGCCAGCGAACTGCCCAGGATCGGGTGA
- a CDS encoding CoA-binding protein has product MSTPAHLDPDVIDRMLDDTTTWAVVGLSGNPDRTAYRIAALLQQRGKRIVPIHPSAPVVLGEQGYATLADVPFPIDVVDVFRRSEDAGRFADEAVAIGAGGVWFQLGVVDEAAFERTRAAGVPMVMDTCPAIEWRNRGGRGVAL; this is encoded by the coding sequence ATGAGCACGCCCGCGCACCTCGACCCCGACGTCATCGACCGGATGCTCGACGACACCACGACCTGGGCGGTCGTCGGCCTGTCCGGCAACCCGGACCGGACGGCGTACCGGATCGCCGCGCTGCTCCAGCAGCGCGGCAAGCGGATCGTGCCGATCCACCCCTCGGCCCCGGTCGTGCTCGGCGAGCAGGGCTACGCGACGCTCGCCGACGTGCCGTTCCCCATCGACGTGGTCGACGTGTTCCGGCGCTCCGAGGACGCCGGCCGCTTCGCCGACGAGGCGGTCGCGATCGGCGCCGGCGGCGTCTGGTTCCAGCTCGGCGTGGTCGACGAGGCGGCCTTCGAGCGCACCCGCGCGGCCGGCGTGCCGATGGTCATGGACACGTGCCCGGCCATCGAGTGGCGCAACCGGGGCGGGCGGGGCGTCGCGCTGTAA
- a CDS encoding PH domain-containing protein, which produces MAISKKLLNPGERLVISTRQHPKALFGPILALVVLLAVGVVVQVRLDGDGAQGVLRLIVWVLVLLGVLWFTVRPFLVWLTTVHAFTDRRLITRKGIITRTGHDIPLARVSDISIEINLTDRLFGCGSLLIADASTFGQVRLNDIPHVETTQRQLNELLHQLHSGPATRRDEGV; this is translated from the coding sequence GTGGCCATCTCGAAGAAGCTGCTCAACCCCGGCGAGCGCCTCGTCATCAGCACCCGCCAGCACCCCAAGGCGCTGTTCGGGCCGATCCTCGCGCTCGTCGTGCTCCTCGCCGTGGGCGTCGTCGTCCAGGTCCGGCTCGACGGCGACGGCGCCCAGGGCGTGCTCAGGCTGATCGTGTGGGTGCTGGTCCTCCTCGGGGTGCTCTGGTTCACGGTGCGCCCGTTCCTGGTGTGGCTGACCACGGTGCACGCCTTCACCGACCGCCGGCTGATCACCCGCAAGGGCATCATCACCCGGACCGGTCACGACATCCCGCTGGCCCGGGTCAGCGACATCTCGATCGAGATCAACCTGACCGACCGCCTGTTCGGCTGCGGCAGCCTGCTGATCGCCGACGCCTCGACGTTCGGCCAGGTGCGGCTCAACGACATCCCCCACGTCGAGACCACGCAGCGCCAGCTCAACGAGCTGCTCCACCAGCTGCACAGCGGGCCGGCCACGCGCCGGGACGAAGGTGTCTGA
- a CDS encoding winged helix-turn-helix domain-containing protein: protein MIEVQDVRVDPSARRTWRGDREILLSRKEFDLVHALIARAGSVVTREELMRDVWGVTFWTSSKTIDVHLGWVRRKLGDDTRQPRLITTIRGQGLRFELGMVADATSSA from the coding sequence GTGATCGAAGTGCAGGACGTCCGGGTCGACCCGTCGGCCCGGCGTACGTGGCGTGGGGACCGCGAGATCCTGTTGTCGCGCAAGGAGTTCGACCTGGTCCACGCGCTGATCGCGCGCGCCGGCTCGGTCGTCACCCGCGAGGAGCTGATGCGCGACGTGTGGGGCGTGACCTTCTGGACGTCGTCGAAGACCATCGACGTCCACCTGGGCTGGGTACGCCGCAAGCTCGGCGACGACACCCGGCAGCCCCGCCTGATCACCACGATCCGCGGCCAGGGCCTGCGCTTCGAGCTCGGCATGGTCGCCGACGCCACCAGTTCCGCGTAG
- the purE gene encoding 5-(carboxyamino)imidazole ribonucleotide mutase, which translates to MTARVGIVMGSDSDWPVMQAAAEALREFGIAYEADVVSAHRMPEEMLAYGKEAAGRGLSVIIAGAGGAAHLPGMLAAVTPLPVIGVPVPLKYLDGMDSLLSIVQMPAGVPVATVAIGGARNAGLLAVRILGATDPALQRRMTDFQAELKAAAEAKGAVVRDQ; encoded by the coding sequence ATGACTGCGCGCGTGGGCATCGTGATGGGCTCCGACTCCGACTGGCCGGTGATGCAGGCCGCGGCGGAGGCGCTGCGGGAGTTCGGCATCGCCTACGAGGCGGACGTCGTCTCGGCGCACCGGATGCCGGAGGAGATGCTCGCCTACGGCAAGGAGGCGGCCGGTCGCGGCCTGTCGGTGATCATCGCCGGCGCCGGCGGGGCGGCCCACCTGCCGGGCATGCTCGCGGCGGTGACGCCGCTGCCGGTGATCGGGGTGCCGGTGCCGCTGAAGTACCTCGACGGCATGGACTCCCTGCTCTCGATCGTGCAGATGCCGGCGGGCGTGCCGGTGGCGACGGTGGCCATCGGCGGGGCGCGCAACGCCGGCCTGCTCGCCGTACGCATCCTCGGGGCGACGGACCCCGCGCTGCAGCGGCGGATGACCGACTTCCAGGCCGAGCTGAAGGCCGCCGCCGAGGCGAAGGGTGCCGTCGTCCGCGACCAGTAG
- a CDS encoding adenylate/guanylate cyclase domain-containing protein: MSETGPERAFLGETPQLTAAEVAEQAGLPLDQARRLFRTLGFAEHGDARAYTSADVAAMRLMTQILDDGVVDLDVALNVTRGVGITMARLADWEVGELVQHVADGVPEGEPVDDAGAWVLARLGERFEGLLVYAWRRHLAAAIARMESVRALDDDPHTTDLSVGFADIVGFTALSNEVSRERIGELVEVFEARCGDVIAREQGRLIKSMGDAVLFVNDDPMAAFTTAEGIINVIGRDPRMPDVRVGLATGGVVLRMGDVFGPPVNLAARLTQVARRNRIIVDHATADLLPGDQVESRPLPARPVRGFGVVEPVAVRRA, translated from the coding sequence GTGTCTGAGACCGGTCCCGAGCGGGCCTTCCTGGGGGAGACCCCCCAGCTCACCGCGGCCGAGGTCGCCGAGCAGGCGGGCCTGCCGCTCGACCAGGCGCGCCGGCTGTTCCGCACCCTCGGCTTCGCCGAGCACGGCGACGCGCGCGCCTACACCAGCGCCGACGTCGCGGCGATGCGGCTGATGACGCAGATCCTCGACGACGGCGTGGTCGACCTCGACGTCGCGCTCAACGTGACCCGCGGCGTCGGCATCACCATGGCCCGGCTCGCCGACTGGGAGGTCGGCGAGCTCGTGCAGCACGTCGCCGACGGCGTACCCGAGGGGGAGCCGGTCGACGACGCCGGCGCGTGGGTGCTGGCCCGGCTGGGGGAGCGGTTCGAGGGCCTGCTCGTCTACGCCTGGCGCCGGCACCTCGCCGCCGCCATCGCGCGGATGGAGTCGGTGCGCGCGCTCGACGACGACCCGCACACCACCGACCTCAGCGTCGGGTTCGCCGACATCGTCGGCTTCACCGCGCTCTCCAACGAGGTCTCCCGCGAGCGGATCGGCGAGCTGGTCGAGGTCTTCGAGGCTCGCTGCGGCGACGTCATCGCCCGCGAGCAGGGCCGGCTGATCAAGAGCATGGGCGACGCCGTCCTCTTCGTGAACGACGACCCGATGGCCGCCTTCACCACCGCCGAGGGGATCATCAACGTGATCGGCCGCGACCCCCGGATGCCCGACGTCCGGGTCGGCCTGGCCACCGGCGGCGTCGTGCTGCGGATGGGCGACGTCTTCGGGCCGCCGGTCAACCTCGCCGCCCGGCTGACCCAGGTCGCGCGCCGCAACCGGATCATCGTCGACCACGCCACCGCGGACCTGCTGCCGGGCGACCAGGTCGAGTCCCGCCCGCTGCCGGCCCGCCCGGTCCGCGGGTTCGGTGTGGTGGAACCTGTTGCAGTCCGCCGCGCGTGA
- a CDS encoding DUF1059 domain-containing protein: MPSLRCPCDTTLRADTDDELVEKVQEHLAAEHPGREYSREEILFMAM; encoded by the coding sequence ATGCCCTCGCTGCGCTGCCCCTGCGACACCACCCTGCGCGCCGACACCGACGACGAGCTGGTCGAGAAGGTGCAGGAGCACCTCGCGGCCGAGCATCCGGGTCGGGAGTACAGCCGCGAGGAGATCCTCTTCATGGCGATGTGA
- a CDS encoding LPXTG cell wall anchor domain-containing protein, with product MLRKLAALTVLAVAFAVAPSTPANADDYTVKIPTVTRIQVITAVPGEPIVLEVSASANYPTPPAGDIAVTVSASGSAARGAQAVVAKPVFTTTVHFVDKPIRVTGPRLPKGPYLARADLSPDNADLFLPSSDTTRFRIGADGGGDNGGGLPNTGGPDLMWLILGGGLVVAGAGGVGYGRRRTDAAA from the coding sequence GTGCTCAGGAAGCTGGCTGCGCTCACAGTGCTCGCCGTGGCGTTCGCCGTCGCGCCGTCGACGCCCGCGAACGCCGACGACTACACGGTGAAGATCCCGACCGTCACCCGGATCCAGGTGATCACGGCCGTGCCGGGCGAGCCGATCGTGCTGGAGGTCAGCGCGAGCGCCAACTACCCGACCCCGCCCGCCGGCGACATCGCGGTCACCGTCTCCGCCAGCGGCAGCGCCGCGCGGGGCGCCCAGGCCGTCGTCGCGAAGCCGGTCTTCACCACGACCGTCCACTTCGTGGACAAGCCGATCCGGGTCACCGGCCCTCGCCTGCCGAAGGGCCCCTACCTGGCCCGCGCCGACCTCTCCCCGGACAACGCCGACCTCTTCCTGCCGTCCTCCGACACCACCCGCTTCCGGATCGGTGCCGACGGCGGCGGCGACAACGGCGGCGGTCTGCCCAACACCGGCGGCCCCGACCTGATGTGGCTGATCCTCGGCGGAGGCCTGGTCGTCGCCGGCGCCGGCGGGGTCGGCTACGGCCGCCGTCGCACCGACGCCGCTGCCTGA
- a CDS encoding biotin--[acetyl-CoA-carboxylase] ligase: MTSGSTPTPDRGPLDGDRLAGASDLTPDLTFELLPEAPSTNEIAAERARAGAHEGLVVVADHQSSGRGRLDRTWQTPPGTAVTFSLVLRPSVPPASWPWLPLLVGHNVAKAITALGYDAQVKWPNDVLLDGDRKVAGILVERVETPTGPAAIVGVGINVAMTADELPVPTATSLAVAGPGAPDRTQVLLGVVAAVREGYDVWQAGGEQGTARLATSYRSHCATLGRDVRVEVPGGGELLGRATDIDDDGRLVVETADGTERVGAGDVIHVRAASA; the protein is encoded by the coding sequence GTGACTTCCGGCTCCACTCCGACCCCCGACCGTGGACCGCTCGACGGCGACCGTCTCGCCGGCGCGTCCGACCTGACTCCCGACCTCACCTTCGAGCTGCTGCCGGAGGCGCCGTCGACCAACGAGATCGCGGCCGAGCGCGCCCGGGCCGGCGCGCACGAGGGGCTCGTGGTCGTCGCCGACCACCAGTCCTCCGGTCGCGGCCGCCTCGACCGGACCTGGCAGACGCCGCCCGGGACCGCGGTCACCTTCTCGCTGGTCCTGCGGCCCTCGGTGCCGCCGGCGTCCTGGCCCTGGCTGCCGCTGCTGGTCGGGCACAACGTGGCCAAGGCGATCACCGCGCTCGGCTACGACGCCCAGGTCAAGTGGCCCAACGACGTGCTCCTCGACGGCGACCGCAAGGTCGCGGGCATCCTCGTCGAGCGGGTCGAGACCCCGACCGGCCCCGCCGCCATCGTCGGCGTCGGCATCAACGTCGCCATGACCGCCGACGAGCTCCCCGTGCCCACCGCGACCAGCCTCGCGGTCGCCGGCCCCGGCGCGCCGGACCGCACCCAGGTGCTGCTCGGCGTCGTCGCCGCCGTGCGCGAGGGGTACGACGTCTGGCAGGCCGGCGGCGAGCAGGGCACCGCGCGCCTCGCGACGTCGTACCGCTCCCACTGCGCGACCCTCGGGCGCGACGTCCGGGTGGAGGTCCCCGGCGGCGGGGAGCTGCTCGGCCGCGCCACCGACATCGACGACGACGGCCGGCTCGTGGTCGAGACCGCCGACGGCACCGAGCGGGTCGGCGCCGGCGACGTGATCCACGTCCGGGCGGCGTCGGCCTGA
- a CDS encoding TetR/AcrR family transcriptional regulator, whose amino-acid sequence MPATARDRLVAAAFELFEGKGYDATTVDEIAARAGTGRSTFFRHFRGKEDVVLPDHEALLGRVGGRLATASPAGREVALREAAGIVLAHYLAEGPTARARYRLASTVPAIRDREIASVQRYVRLFAQHVHGWLDAEPDGPLRAELVASAVVIGHNHVLRQWLRGEVDDAATAEALVDRALGHALALLRGPAATASAPTIVITGGEQDVEQVVRQVREALGGPHGKNGDAADLGSS is encoded by the coding sequence GTGCCCGCCACCGCCCGCGACCGTCTCGTCGCCGCCGCCTTCGAGCTCTTCGAGGGCAAGGGGTACGACGCCACCACCGTCGACGAGATCGCCGCGCGCGCCGGGACCGGGCGGAGCACCTTCTTCCGCCACTTCCGCGGCAAGGAGGACGTGGTCCTGCCCGACCACGAGGCACTGCTGGGCCGGGTCGGCGGCCGGCTCGCGACGGCGTCGCCGGCCGGGCGCGAGGTCGCGCTGCGCGAGGCCGCGGGGATCGTCCTCGCGCACTACCTCGCCGAGGGCCCGACCGCCCGCGCGCGCTACCGGCTGGCCAGCACGGTGCCGGCGATCCGGGATCGCGAGATCGCCAGCGTGCAGCGGTACGTCCGGCTCTTCGCCCAGCACGTGCACGGCTGGCTCGACGCCGAGCCGGACGGCCCGCTGCGCGCCGAGCTCGTCGCCTCCGCGGTCGTGATCGGGCACAACCACGTGCTGCGCCAGTGGCTGCGCGGCGAGGTCGACGACGCCGCGACCGCGGAGGCCCTGGTCGACCGGGCGCTCGGCCACGCCCTCGCGCTGCTCCGCGGCCCGGCCGCGACGGCGAGCGCGCCGACCATCGTGATCACCGGCGGCGAGCAGGACGTCGAGCAGGTCGTGCGCCAGGTCCGCGAGGCGCTCGGCGGGCCCCACGGGAAGAACGGCGACGCCGCCGACCTTGGGTCCTCATGA